A single window of Streptomyces sp. NBC_00464 DNA harbors:
- a CDS encoding sterol desaturase family protein yields the protein MEYRPDTGSLPANAWTTGASARECLRYAAYPILLLSAVWLFTSVLRFDWDRGRAVQLFLIGTIVYLAALERLIPHRTDWHPSGRELCWYAAYFGFTMAGAVLGQSVVAAVLAATPVTGPGLALGAEVPLALLTSSLTGYLAHRWAHSNRWLWKVHGIHHVPGKVNVANNGVNHLLDVAFKQGTVQLTLGFLGFSADCLFAVALFTLVQGYFVHANVDVRLGPLHHVLASPEQHRLHHSADLAEAGHFGVDLSVWDRLFGSFTWRPDRRPAIVGVQDRATFPETGSIVASLLHPVRRPPHTA from the coding sequence ATGGAATATCGACCCGATACGGGGTCTCTGCCGGCGAATGCGTGGACCACCGGCGCGTCCGCCCGCGAGTGTCTCCGCTATGCCGCGTACCCGATTCTGCTCCTGTCCGCAGTCTGGCTCTTCACCTCGGTTCTGCGCTTCGACTGGGACCGGGGCCGGGCCGTCCAGCTCTTCCTGATCGGCACCATCGTCTATCTCGCGGCGCTGGAGCGGCTGATCCCGCACCGGACCGACTGGCACCCAAGCGGCCGGGAACTGTGCTGGTACGCAGCCTATTTCGGGTTCACCATGGCCGGCGCCGTGCTCGGCCAGTCGGTCGTCGCGGCCGTTCTGGCCGCGACCCCCGTCACGGGCCCGGGGCTCGCGCTCGGGGCCGAGGTGCCCCTCGCGCTGCTGACCTCCTCACTGACCGGCTACCTCGCCCACCGCTGGGCGCATTCCAATCGGTGGCTGTGGAAGGTACACGGAATTCATCACGTCCCGGGAAAAGTGAACGTCGCCAATAACGGCGTCAACCACCTACTGGATGTCGCCTTCAAACAGGGCACGGTCCAATTGACACTGGGATTTCTCGGATTCTCCGCCGACTGCCTTTTCGCGGTGGCGCTCTTCACCCTTGTCCAAGGCTATTTCGTGCACGCGAACGTGGACGTCCGACTCGGTCCGCTCCACCACGTCCTGGCCAGCCCCGAGCAACACCGGCTGCACCACAGCGCCGACCTGGCCGAGGCCGGTCACTTCGGCGTGGACCTCTCGGTCTGGGACCGCCTCTTCGGCAGTTTCACCTGGCGACCGGACCGCCGCCCGGCGATCGTCGGTGTCCAGGACCGCGCCACATTCCCGGAGACCGGCTCGATCGTCGCCAGCCTGCTCCACCCCGTGCGCCGCCCGCCCCACACCGCGTAG